The genomic stretch TAATAATGAACTAATAGTTGTCTTTTTCAGTTCCAGGACAACTGAAGCGTCCCAAGAGGGATTATTCTTCCTGATCAGGCAGGGCTTCTAATTGTGAAATTAGATCTCTTCAGGGACATCAGATGAGGAGGGAACGAGTTTGGGGGAGGTTTTTATGCTTTATGAGGGAAGAGCACTTAACGGTTGTAGGGATTTAAGACAGGGGTGACAGGTGCAGAAACGTTAGCAACCGGCATTAACCGAATGGACTGAAGCATCTGAGCCGGCGTTAGAAGTCATTTGGAGTGGGTGAGATTACCCTTCTTTTATATCATGCACCGATTCAGAATATACAGGAAAGGGGATAACAGTTATATCCTTTTGCTCTGATGTCCATAAATCCAATTTGGACTGCATATTCAGCCAACTTTCAGGAGAGGTTTTAGTTGCCTTTGCAATACGGGTTGCCATATCTGGACTCAATGATGCTTTCTCGTTAATAAGTTCAGAGAGAGACTTTCTTGAAACACCCAAATCTACAGCAGCCTTAGTAACAGTCAGCCCAAGTGGTACTAATATATCTTCTTTTATAACATTACCCGGGTGAACAGGTTTACGTCTTTCGGTCATAATAGATCTCCTAATGATAGTCCCTATAATCAACAACATAGGCATCACCTTCTTCAAAGAAGAAAGTAACTCTCCAATTCCCATTAACCCAAACCGACCAGATCTCCTTCTCGTTACCAGATAATTGATGGAGCTTGTATCCTGGTAAGGCCATGTCCTGTACTGTAATTGAAGCGTCCAGGCGGTCAAGGATACGTGCCAGTTTCCTGGAATGATCAGGTTGAATACCCTTCTTGCTGCCTGAGATGAAAAACTGTTCAAGCCCTTTGTGCTTGAAGGATTTTATCATACATTAAATTGTAACCCGCAACGTTATGGGTGTCAATAAATGAGAAGGTTCTTTTCCAATATAACAGCCAGGTATGACCCCTCATCCCCTGGTTGAAATTCCCCATACTCAAATACGTTTTCCGGTTTATATTTCATACAAAAAATTTCAGAAAGATAAAAGTTCTCGTAACTGTTTTTAGAACTGCTGACCAGTACCGGTAAATAGGATGGTATTTCTTATCCAGAATCAGTTAATTCTGTTGATCTCTTTGTTGATATTTCCGAATAGTCGAATTCCATTTGGTTTTTATCCAACCATATTTACTGTAAATACCAGGATTTTGAGATCACATTTTGTGATCTCAAGAGTTCCCTTAAGTTTTGAAATTCCTCAGAGTTTAACTTGAAAGAGTATCCCTCACCAAACCGTCCCTGATTTCTTTTTACC from Oceanispirochaeta sp. encodes the following:
- a CDS encoding HigA family addiction module antitoxin, encoding MTERRKPVHPGNVIKEDILVPLGLTVTKAAVDLGVSRKSLSELINEKASLSPDMATRIAKATKTSPESWLNMQSKLDLWTSEQKDITVIPFPVYSESVHDIKEG
- a CDS encoding type II toxin-antitoxin system RelE/ParE family toxin; this encodes MIKSFKHKGLEQFFISGSKKGIQPDHSRKLARILDRLDASITVQDMALPGYKLHQLSGNEKEIWSVWVNGNWRVTFFFEEGDAYVVDYRDYH